CAGTGCTCTTTCGGCTCCGGCAGTCCCCACATGCCCGCAGGGAGCGTGCTCGTGATGGAACAGGTGGCCCCGGTTGGCCAGATCGGGGAAGACGCTGTCGCCCCAGGGGGGATCGGTGCTGGTCGCGGCCGGTGCGGGGATCTGGAGCCACTCTCGCGGGGAGGGGTGGAGCGTGTGGGCCACTGTCGCGACCTCGTCGGGCAGCTCGCGGTGCGTCGGGAAGGACAGGGCGATGCGGGCTGCGGCGCCTGGGGAGACGAGTTGGCCGGCCAGTAGTCCCTGCAGCGCGGCGTAGGGAGGCGCGGGCTGGACCAGGGCCGCCAGCCGGGCGTCGACGATGCCGCCGACGAGCTGGCTGTCCGCACCTGGCGTCGGTCCCGAGAGGGTTGTCTGCGGAGCCCTCGCGGCTGCCCGTGCCACGTCTCGGGCGACCTGGTCGAGGCCTGTGAGTCGTTGCTGGCACCAGGTGGCGAGGGTCCCGGTGCGGAGTGCTGTCGTGAGCGGCACGGCGACGTCCTCCTCTCCCGGGTCGGCCTCTCTGGTTCTGCACTCTCCACGGTCTGGCATCGAAGGATGCATCGGCCGTGGCGACACCCGGGCTGCGGGGCCCGGTGGTGATCGGTCACCACCGGGCCCCGCGAATCAGGCGGCGGTGGGCACGGGGGACTCGACCGGCGTGCCGCGGATCGCCTCGACGACGGCGGCCACCAGGTCGCGGGCGACGGGCGGGGTCACTGCGTTGCCCGCCATCCGCACCTGGTGTCGCTTGGTCCCGAGCAGGACGTAGTGCGGAGCGAAGGCCATGCCCTCCTTGATCTCACCTGGGCTCAGCATCCGGAACAGGCAGTCCTCGACGTCGAGGCCGGCCGCTCCGGCCATCAGTGCGTCGCCTTCGACCGTCGTCTGGGTGGCGAGTGGGCTGGTCGCTGCCGCCCGGATGCGGCCGGTGTCGTAGGCGTAGAGCATCTCCGGGCTCCAGACCAGGGACTGGTGACCGGCGCTCGTGATGGTGCGCGCAGGCTCGCTGGTCGGGGTGCTCATCTCGGCTCCGCCGCTGTTGTTCCGCATCAGCAGTCCGTGGTGGGTCCCGCTGGCGGCGAAGGTGTCGAGGGGCTCGATCACGCGTTTCGTGCGGTTCGTGCCCCGCAGCGGCACGACCACGACGCCCTCGGTGTCGCGGGTGGTGCGGGCACGCAGCGGCCGGTCGGTCGGCTGGGCGACGTCGTTCCACGTGCCTCCGGCCGGGACGAGCAGTCCGGTCTCGTTGCGGGCCGTCTGCACCCTGAGCGGGCGGTCGGCGGGCAGCGCCACCTTGCCGTCCCGCCCCTCCGCCGGGATCAGGAGCGCTGACGGCGAAGCGGTGGGGCGGGGCGCGCGCAGCCCGTCGAGGGGCGCGATGGCGCGGTGCTCGGTGGTGGTCAGCGTGCGCAGGGGCTCCTCGACCGGCCAGGCCCGCACCCCGGGCCGACGCTCGAAGGTGTTGCCTGCTGCCTCCAGCGCGATCGGGCCGTAGTAACGGCGCAGCCCTGCGGCGATGCGCGCCATCGTCTTCGGTGCGAGAGGCCGCTTGCGGTCACCGATCCGCTGCCCCGGCGAGGTCCAGTCGATGATGGCCGCGGCCGGGAGAACGTAGGGCTGGACGACGTCGTTGCGGCAGCTCACCCGCGGGCAGCGGAAGACGTACTGGGCGCCGTAGGAGCCGTGGGGCCGGTCGAAGTTCTTGGGCGCTCGCAGGGCCGTCACGACCTCGCCGCAGGTCGGGCACCAGGCCTGCGGCCGGGTCCAGCGGTCGAAGTCCGGGCGGTTGTAGCGCCGCTGCCAGAAGACCACGTAGACGCGGTCCCGCAGCTGGGGGGCCGGGGCACCGAGCTGGTGCCGAAGGCAGAGTTGAGGGTTAGCCTGGGGCTTTCATCGCGGTTCGCCGAGTAGGGCGTGTCAGTGGGCTGGAGGGTGCCACTGACCAGCGAAGATGGGGATTGCTGAAGTCCTTATCGTCGCGCAGGCAGGAGCACCCTCCAGGTGAAGAAGGCTATCGGGTTCTACCCGTGCCCGGACATCGACACGGCTGCGACGACGGTGGTGTCTCACGCCGGGACGCGGCTGCTGACCGAGACCATCGCCAAGGTCGGCCTGGACCGAGCCCTGTCGGTTGGGCTGGAGCCGTGGCGGCCGCGGCTGGCGGTGCACGACCCGGCGAAGGTTCTGCTCGACCTCGCGCTCACCCTCGCCGCGGGCGGGGACTGCCTGTCCGACATCGCCCTGCTGCGTGCCGAGCCCACCCTGTTCGGTCTGGTGGCGTCGGACCCGACGGTCTCACGCACGGTCGACCGCCTCGCCGCCGACGGTGCCGCGGCGTTGGCCGCGATCGACACCGCCCGCGCCGCAGCACGGGCGAAGGCGTGGGCACTGGCCGGGCCCGCAGCCCCCGACCACCAGACGAACGCAGCGAAACCGCTGGTCATCGACGTGGACGCCACCCTGGTCACCGCCCACTCCGACAAGCAGGGCGCCGCACCGACGTTCAAGAAGGGCTTCGGCCACCATCCGTTGTGGGCGTTCTGCGACCACGGCGCGGCCGGAACCGGAGAGCCTCTCGCGGCGCTGCTGCGGCCGGGCAATGCGGGGTCGAACACCGCCGCCGATCACGTCACCGTCATCCGCGCCGCCCTGCGCCAGCTCCCCGACCACAAACCCGGCAACCGTCCCGGGCGGAAGGTACTGATCCGCATCGACGGTGCCGGCGCCTCCCACGAGCTCCTCGACTGGCTGACCGGGCAGCGCCTGTCCTACTCGGTCGGGTTCAGCCTCACCCAGGAACTGGTCGACCAGCTCGCCGCTCTCCCGGCTGCGGACTGGCAGACCGCGCTCGACGCCGACCGTGAGCCCCGCCCGGGCGCGTGGGTCATCGAGGCCACCGGCTTGATGAACCTGGGGACCTGGCCGGACGGGATGCGGGTGATCGTGCGCCGCGAACGCCCACACCCGGGCGCGCAGCTGCGGTTCATCGACCGGGACGGGTTGCGCTACACCGCGTTCGCCACCAACACCCGCCCCGGCGGCCCCGGCCGCCAACTCGCCGACCTCGAGCTGCGACACCGCCGCCGCGCCCGCGCCGAGGACCGCATCCGCGCGGCGAAGGACACCGGGCTCACGAACCTGCCACTGCACGAGCTCGACCAGAACCGGATCTGGCAGGCCGTGGTCGCGCTCGCCTGCGAGGTCACCGCCTGGGCGCAGATGCTCGCCTACACCGGGCACCCGGCACGCCGTTGGGAGCCGAAACGACTCCGGCTGCGGCTGTTCTCGATGCCCGCCCAGCGAGCCCGTCACGCCCGCCGAACCGTGCTGCACCTGCCTGCGCACGCACCCTGGGCCGAACTGCTCTGCGACGGCCTCGCCCGGCTGCGCACGCTCGCTGTTCCCGGCTGAGCACGAACCCTCCGTCGCGACGACCCAGGAAACCGACCGGACCCGTGGACCCGGCGCCCCGAGCGACCTCGGCCGAACTGTCACACCCAACGGGCACAATCAGGCCCCGCCACACCGGCCAGCACCGGTGTCGATCAAGCCAGGACTGCCCGACGAAAGATCCGGGTTAGGACCTGGTAGTCGTAATCGAGCTTCCGCATGCGGGCGATCCACTTCGGGAAGTGGACCCACTTGAGCAGCGCGGGGACGTTCTCGACAATCACGGCTCGGTAGCGGTGGTGCTCGGCGAACCGGGGCACGTCGTGCATCAGGGCGCGGGAGCGCTCGCCGGCGTCGAGCGGCAGGGGCGGTTCGTCGGTGGCGTCGTCGTCGACGAGTAGGTCGAACAGGCTGGGCTCGGTCTCGGGCTGGGCGAAGGTCTGCTTTTCACCGCGTGCCGGACTGAAGAAGGTGCAACTGGGCGAGGCCCACAGGAAGTCGGTGCCGGGAAACCGGCTCGGATCGGCCCTCGCGATGTCGATGACGTCGTGCCCCGCGTCGGGCATGTTCCGGTTGTGGGTCTCGACCGCGAGATCCCAGTGGTTGACCGCCATGACACTTCTGACCCCGGGGACCTGCTCCGCCCCGAAGGAGGATCCCCCTCCGCCACAGAAGAGGTCGGTCAGGCTGAACTCGCAGTCGTCGTAGGCACTTGGAACTGGCGTTCTGCGCAGCACCATTGGCATGGGGTTCTCCGTTCAGTTCTGGGTGAGCGGTTCAAGCTGTCAATCTCTCCCCACTGTTATCACTATACCATGTTGGGCGGTAGTCTGCTCGTATCCGAACGTTTACGACGTCCCCTATGGTGTCGATTCCCGAGCGGCTTCGCCGCTCTTCATGGGGCTTCTGTTGATTTCTTACCTTTTCGCGACCACGAACGCTTATCTGCGTAGTCCCAGACCCGTCGACGTCGCCAGAATCGCCGCTGCCGGCCGGCGGGCGTTTCCTCGACCTCGTCCGGCGCGATGAACTGGTCGCGGCCGACGTAGCTGTTCACGGTCGCAGCGCTGGCCAGGCCCAGCACGTGCGCGACCTGGGCGCTGCTGAGCAGCTCGTCGGGGTCGCCGGTCCGGTCGACGGGGGTCAGCCCGCTCTTGAGCTGGTCCCTGTGCCCTCGGTACCAGTCCTGCCACAGCTCGAGGTCGACGTAGCGGCGGCCGTCGCGCCGTATCCCGGGCGGATGGCCGTTCGCCTGGCGCCCGGCGTACCAGCGGTTCAGAGTCGCCTCCGGCTCACCACTCAGGCGGGCGAGCTCGGTGACGGTCGCCAGGATCCGTCCGTTGACCTCCCGGCGGTCGGCGCCGTACGCGGTGCGCCACCGCCGCCACTCGCGCTCGTCGACGTGCCACTGGCCGTCGACCTCGAGCCCCTCGGGGTGGCCGTTGCGATGCCGGTCGCGCCACCACTTGTAGAGGGTGTGCTCGCGCTCTCCGGTGCGTGCCGCCAGCTCCGAGCGGGAGATCAGGTGGTCTGGCACGTCCGGGCTGCCATGGTCCTCGCCCCTCACCGGGGTGAGCGTAGGTAGGGCCGCCCGCTGCCGCGGGCGGCGGGTTGCGACAGGCGCCCGTCGTCGTCCACGGGCAGCCGGTTCGACTACTCTGCGCATCACTGCTCTCGTTTGATGGGGTCCTTCGGTTCCCGGGTGGACGGAGCATAGGCGGCCGGGGGTCGCTGTCAACCCCGCTCCGGCGGGGACCCGCAAGGGTCGGTCCCCGGTTCGCCGACCACCCATTCCGCCGCTCTGGTGCGAGCGTCAGCCGCCCCCCCTTCAGTCCCGGGCGCGAGTCCCGTGGCCCCACCTGAGCTGACAACGGGCACCCGGTCACAGACCGCCCACCGGTGGGCGAACCCGGTGGTCGGCTCGCCGCGGCGTCGACCTGCTCGTCGTCGACCTCGGCGCGCGCGGCCCACCACGCCGCTGGGCGACGGAGGCGATCACCAGCAGACGCAGCCGCCGCAACCATCGCGGCGTCTCGCCCGCTCAGGACAGGACTGCCGTACCGACGGCGACGAAGGTCGACACCAGCGCGGCCGCGACCACAGCGACCACGAAGAGCCCTGCGAGTGCCGGGATGCGGGCGACGGCGGCGACCAGTGCGAACAGTGCCGCTGCTCCGCAGACGATGATCCAAACCAGTGCTGGGTCCATGAGGTGCTTCCTGTCGTGTCGGTGAGGGCCGGCTCGGCCCATGTCGGCGGGTTGAGGGGGCTTTCCGAGCGGCGCGGTGCTCGCGCTGGCTAGTGCCCGACTCCGTGCCGGTGCTCGTGGTGTCGTTCGCGGCCGGGCCGCCCGTCCCGGTGGTGCCCGGATTCCGGGGTGGGGCGGTCCGTCCGTGCGCCGCGCAGTCGTTCGATGTCGCGGGCCAGACCTCGGCCCGCACGGGTCACCGCGGCCGCGGTGGG
This portion of the Pseudonocardia sp. HH130629-09 genome encodes:
- a CDS encoding IS1380 family transposase; this translates as MKKAIGFYPCPDIDTAATTVVSHAGTRLLTETIAKVGLDRALSVGLEPWRPRLAVHDPAKVLLDLALTLAAGGDCLSDIALLRAEPTLFGLVASDPTVSRTVDRLAADGAAALAAIDTARAAARAKAWALAGPAAPDHQTNAAKPLVIDVDATLVTAHSDKQGAAPTFKKGFGHHPLWAFCDHGAAGTGEPLAALLRPGNAGSNTAADHVTVIRAALRQLPDHKPGNRPGRKVLIRIDGAGASHELLDWLTGQRLSYSVGFSLTQELVDQLAALPAADWQTALDADREPRPGAWVIEATGLMNLGTWPDGMRVIVRRERPHPGAQLRFIDRDGLRYTAFATNTRPGGPGRQLADLELRHRRRARAEDRIRAAKDTGLTNLPLHELDQNRIWQAVVALACEVTAWAQMLAYTGHPARRWEPKRLRLRLFSMPAQRARHARRTVLHLPAHAPWAELLCDGLARLRTLAVPG
- a CDS encoding DNA cytosine methyltransferase, with translation MPMVLRRTPVPSAYDDCEFSLTDLFCGGGGSSFGAEQVPGVRSVMAVNHWDLAVETHNRNMPDAGHDVIDIARADPSRFPGTDFLWASPSCTFFSPARGEKQTFAQPETEPSLFDLLVDDDATDEPPLPLDAGERSRALMHDVPRFAEHHRYRAVIVENVPALLKWVHFPKWIARMRKLDYDYQVLTRIFRRAVLA
- a CDS encoding DNA cytosine methyltransferase; this encodes MVFWQRRYNRPDFDRWTRPQAWCPTCGEVVTALRAPKNFDRPHGSYGAQYVFRCPRVSCRNDVVQPYVLPAAAIIDWTSPGQRIGDRKRPLAPKTMARIAAGLRRYYGPIALEAAGNTFERRPGVRAWPVEEPLRTLTTTEHRAIAPLDGLRAPRPTASPSALLIPAEGRDGKVALPADRPLRVQTARNETGLLVPAGGTWNDVAQPTDRPLRARTTRDTEGVVVVPLRGTNRTKRVIEPLDTFAASGTHHGLLMRNNSGGAEMSTPTSEPARTITSAGHQSLVWSPEMLYAYDTGRIRAAATSPLATQTTVEGDALMAGAAGLDVEDCLFRMLSPGEIKEGMAFAPHYVLLGTKRHQVRMAGNAVTPPVARDLVAAVVEAIRGTPVESPVPTAA